Proteins encoded in a region of the Gammaproteobacteria bacterium genome:
- a CDS encoding MlaD family protein, translated as METRAHYILVGLFTILASAAALLFSLWMSGARSDTDVYTYDVLFREAVSGLAVGSPVQYSGIRVGEVQQLTLDPLDPRIVRARIQVSAAAPVKVDTVARRTLLNITGASAIDLSEGLPESPRLTASEGIPVIEATPSSLSQLRLTSEELLVSASTLLDRANQLFSDENATRVSRVLDNVEVVTASLAAEQQALRDGLEGFAQSSNALNSLLARADQQLRRFDEPVLEGVLAAVTDLQNTSQQLNNLLAESSPAVSSGLQGFAELGPAMRDLRSILSNIDNMTRRLADDPANFVLGNDNVREFRP; from the coding sequence ATGGAAACACGCGCGCATTACATTCTGGTCGGCCTGTTCACCATCCTGGCAAGTGCCGCCGCCCTGCTGTTCTCTCTATGGATGTCGGGGGCCCGATCTGATACCGACGTCTACACCTACGACGTACTGTTCCGCGAGGCGGTGTCCGGCTTAGCTGTCGGCAGCCCGGTCCAGTACAGCGGTATTCGCGTCGGCGAAGTCCAACAGCTGACTCTAGACCCTCTCGATCCACGCATTGTGCGGGCCAGAATTCAGGTCTCCGCGGCAGCTCCGGTCAAGGTGGACACCGTTGCACGGCGCACCCTGTTGAATATCACGGGGGCGTCCGCTATTGATCTCAGCGAGGGACTGCCCGAGAGTCCACGCCTGACCGCCAGCGAAGGTATTCCGGTTATCGAAGCCACGCCCTCCTCTCTTTCGCAACTGCGCCTCACCAGCGAAGAATTGCTGGTCAGTGCCTCAACACTCCTCGATCGCGCCAATCAGCTGTTTTCTGACGAAAATGCCACACGGGTCTCCCGTGTGCTCGACAATGTCGAAGTGGTTACCGCAAGCCTTGCAGCCGAACAGCAGGCGCTGCGGGACGGACTCGAGGGGTTCGCCCAAAGCAGCAACGCGCTGAACAGCCTGTTAGCCCGGGCAGATCAGCAACTGAGGCGCTTTGACGAACCGGTGCTTGAAGGCGTGCTGGCTGCCGTGACGGATCTGCAGAATACCAGTCAGCAATTGAACAATCTGCTGGCGGAAAGCTCGCCGGCCGTGTCATCGGGACTGCAGGGCTTTGCAGAACTTGGCCCGGCGATGCGGGATCTGCGCAGTATCTTAAGCAACATAGACAACATGACCCGACGGCTTGCCGACGACCCGGCCAATTTTGTCCTGGGTAACGATAATGTCAGGGAATTTCGACCATGA
- a CDS encoding ATP-binding cassette domain-containing protein, with protein MSRDTVIRVRGLCNRFGSNVVHENLDLDVYRGEILGVVGGSGSGKSVMLRSIAGLRKPDAGEVEILGREAGIERNIGVLFQRGALFSSLSVLENVALPLIELADLSRPHANRIARMKLALTGLPAHAAELYPADLSGGMIKRAALARALALDPEILFLDEPTAGLDPIGAAAFDKLLMTLRDAFQLTVFLITHDLDTLYTACDRVAVLSQKKVLVADTIAVVADVEDDWIKEYFHGPRGRAAAHAGDLDLTAPD; from the coding sequence CTGTCGCGAGATACCGTGATCCGGGTGCGGGGGCTCTGCAACCGGTTCGGCAGCAATGTGGTCCATGAGAATCTGGACCTGGACGTGTATCGCGGCGAGATTCTTGGGGTGGTCGGGGGCTCCGGCAGCGGCAAATCGGTGATGCTGCGCTCAATAGCAGGACTGCGCAAACCTGATGCCGGGGAGGTAGAAATTCTCGGCCGGGAGGCAGGGATCGAGCGCAACATCGGCGTACTCTTTCAACGGGGGGCATTGTTCTCCTCCTTGTCGGTGCTGGAGAATGTCGCCCTGCCGCTCATAGAGCTTGCCGACCTCAGCCGACCACACGCCAACCGGATTGCCCGCATGAAACTGGCCTTGACGGGATTACCAGCCCATGCCGCAGAGCTCTACCCCGCCGACCTGTCTGGCGGCATGATCAAGCGCGCGGCACTGGCCAGGGCGCTGGCGCTTGATCCGGAGATACTGTTTCTCGATGAACCGACCGCCGGCCTCGATCCGATCGGCGCTGCCGCCTTCGACAAACTGCTGATGACGCTGCGGGACGCGTTTCAGTTGACCGTGTTTCTGATTACCCATGATCTTGATACCCTATACACCGCCTGTGATCGCGTAGCCGTGTTGTCACAGAAGAAAGTACTGGTGGCAGACACGATTGCCGTGGTGGCCGATGTTGAAGATGACTGGATTAAAGAATACTTCCATGGCCCGCGAGGCCGGGCAGCCGCCCACGCCGGGGATCTCGACCTGACCGCCCCTGACTGA
- a CDS encoding ABC transporter permease produces MSASFTLETEPATCLILHGDWTLPNYELLAAAAYPLQAPVSSLDASNLTSIDTAGAAVLVNLLGAEKLGTLTPLAIGLSAERKALLMAVATALQMQQAGAESPAWRPGDGLARLGAEVLSGWRQVLLFLGFLGQALATGIKLLFIPTRWRLTALIAQMHQTGLNAVPIVLLLNFLVGAVVAFLGATVLRQFGATVYTVDLVAYAFMRELGVLLAAILLAGRTASAFTAQIGSMKINEELDALKVQQLDPMELLILPRLLALLLVLPLLTFLAIIAGMAGGAAVATTTLDISLARYIGIIQEIPLRHLLLGLAKAPFFAIVIALIGCLEGFKVEGSAQSVGEHTTSSVVQSIFAVIFLDALAAMYFMEMNW; encoded by the coding sequence ATGAGCGCGTCTTTCACCTTAGAAACTGAACCCGCAACCTGCCTCATCCTGCACGGGGACTGGACACTGCCGAACTACGAATTGCTAGCAGCCGCGGCCTACCCCCTGCAGGCACCAGTCTCGTCGCTGGATGCCAGCAATCTGACTTCTATCGATACAGCCGGTGCTGCCGTGCTGGTCAATCTGCTGGGTGCTGAAAAGCTTGGCACACTCACACCACTGGCGATCGGCCTGTCAGCCGAGCGCAAGGCCCTGCTGATGGCCGTTGCAACAGCGCTACAGATGCAACAGGCTGGCGCTGAATCACCAGCCTGGCGGCCGGGAGACGGTCTGGCCCGTCTCGGCGCGGAGGTATTGAGCGGCTGGCGCCAGGTTTTACTCTTTCTTGGATTTCTGGGGCAGGCGCTGGCTACCGGGATAAAACTACTTTTCATTCCCACCCGCTGGCGCCTGACGGCACTTATTGCACAGATGCACCAGACCGGTCTGAACGCCGTGCCCATTGTGCTGTTGTTAAATTTTCTGGTCGGCGCTGTCGTGGCTTTTCTTGGTGCAACGGTACTGCGCCAGTTTGGCGCCACCGTCTACACGGTTGATCTGGTTGCCTACGCCTTCATGCGGGAACTTGGCGTGTTACTGGCAGCCATTCTACTGGCCGGACGCACCGCCAGTGCGTTCACTGCGCAGATCGGGTCGATGAAAATAAACGAGGAACTGGATGCGCTGAAGGTCCAGCAACTGGACCCGATGGAGCTCCTGATCCTGCCTCGATTGCTGGCATTGCTGCTGGTTCTGCCCTTACTCACATTCCTGGCTATTATTGCCGGCATGGCAGGCGGTGCGGCAGTGGCCACGACGACTCTCGATATTTCCCTGGCCCGCTACATCGGTATTATCCAGGAAATCCCCCTGCGGCATCTACTGCTGGGCCTTGCCAAGGCTCCCTTCTTTGCCATCGTCATCGCGCTGATCGGCTGCCTGGAAGGTTTCAAGGTAGAAGGCAGCGCCCAATCGGTTGGAGAGCACACGACAAGCAGTGTCGTGCAATCCATCTTTGCGGTTATCTTTCTCGACGCACTGGCCGCCATGTACTTTATGGAAATGAACTGGTGA
- a CDS encoding universal stress protein, whose protein sequence is MRLLVVVTRHTDVKAVMEYVARRYARGEVEVELLIILQEADRAAKDSAAVVNRTLAELTELLRKIWSVRSLNTRLVTGRPGEQIARVSQDCQASMVLLAVPHRSRLIQSFFLHRVARRLFNNYGCSVEFIRPKDSMQADPWRVTVPVPIDKVDNFPLEQLQQAGCPEGSRITLLGLLPPLIDKSSIEVNEGAILLAEHRMSGRLAKAQAQLETLAARAREQSGERFHIDSKVTAQSLRDAVAAEASGPDLMLISSDPGRASGLKRSSAAFLPAFPSFSASPVLSVDCSVLLMGPARRAVEPRQGFGAAAQG, encoded by the coding sequence ATGCGATTACTGGTAGTAGTCACTCGCCATACCGATGTGAAGGCTGTAATGGAATATGTCGCCAGGCGTTACGCCCGGGGGGAGGTTGAAGTCGAGCTGCTGATAATTCTGCAGGAAGCTGATCGGGCGGCGAAGGACAGCGCGGCCGTGGTAAACCGGACATTGGCAGAGCTCACTGAACTGCTGCGTAAAATCTGGAGCGTTCGGTCGCTGAATACCCGTCTGGTGACAGGTCGACCCGGGGAGCAGATCGCTCGTGTAAGCCAGGACTGCCAGGCCAGTATGGTTTTGCTGGCAGTCCCGCATCGCAGCCGTCTGATACAGAGCTTTTTCCTGCACCGTGTTGCCAGACGTTTGTTCAATAATTATGGCTGCTCGGTGGAATTTATCCGGCCTAAGGACAGCATGCAGGCCGATCCCTGGCGGGTAACGGTGCCGGTTCCGATCGACAAAGTGGATAATTTCCCTCTCGAACAACTGCAACAGGCTGGCTGCCCGGAGGGTAGCAGAATCACCCTGTTAGGGTTGCTGCCGCCGCTGATTGACAAGTCCAGCATCGAGGTTAATGAGGGGGCTATTCTGCTGGCGGAGCACAGGATGAGCGGTCGTCTCGCGAAGGCGCAAGCGCAGCTCGAGACACTTGCTGCCCGGGCCAGGGAGCAGTCAGGGGAGCGATTTCACATTGATTCTAAAGTGACGGCACAGTCATTGAGAGACGCTGTCGCAGCGGAGGCTTCCGGTCCCGACCTGATGCTGATTTCCAGTGATCCTGGTCGAGCGTCGGGTCTGAAACGATCCAGCGCCGCTTTCCTCCCGGCCTTTCCCTCATTTTCCGCGTCACCCGTATTGTCGGTGGACTGTTCGGTCCTGCTTATGGGGCCTGCCCGGCGGGCAGTTGAGCCGCGTCAGGGATTTGGCGCGGCAGCCCAGGGCTGA
- a CDS encoding carbonic anhydrase: MEKVISGILKFKSTPYQERKQLFDELANGQSPDVLFITCADSRIDPNLVTQTEPGDLFIIRNAGNIVPTHTKQAGGVTASIEFAVAALGVKHVVVCGHSDCGAMKGAINPSALTDLPHVQDWLDNSRAAVETVKAKCGQATVNELDQITEENVLLQLQHLKTHPAVASRLASGEIDLHGWVYDIGHGTVKAFDEGKGKFVDVAERYPNVVSESDEAA, translated from the coding sequence ATGGAAAAGGTGATATCCGGTATTCTGAAGTTCAAGTCCACTCCCTACCAGGAGCGCAAGCAGTTGTTCGATGAGCTGGCGAACGGGCAGAGCCCCGACGTGTTGTTTATCACTTGTGCTGATTCGCGAATTGATCCCAACCTGGTCACCCAGACTGAGCCTGGTGATCTGTTCATTATCCGCAACGCAGGCAACATCGTTCCTACACACACCAAGCAGGCCGGAGGTGTTACAGCGTCGATAGAATTTGCCGTAGCGGCTTTGGGGGTCAAACACGTCGTCGTGTGTGGCCACAGTGATTGCGGTGCAATGAAAGGTGCTATCAATCCCTCTGCGCTCACTGACCTGCCTCACGTTCAGGACTGGTTGGACAATTCCCGCGCTGCCGTTGAAACCGTGAAAGCCAAGTGTGGGCAGGCCACAGTCAATGAGCTGGATCAGATCACCGAAGAGAACGTGCTTTTGCAACTGCAGCACCTTAAAACCCACCCAGCTGTTGCGTCCAGACTGGCTTCAGGTGAAATCGACCTGCACGGTTGGGTCTATGACATCGGCCACGGAACGGTGAAAGCTTTTGATGAAGGTAAAGGTAAATTTGTAGACGTTGCAGAGCGTTACCCGAACGTGGTTTCGGAATCGGATGAGGCCGCCTGA
- a CDS encoding gamma-glutamyl-gamma-aminobutyrate hydrolase family protein (Members of this family of hydrolases with an active site Cys residue belong to MEROPS family C26.) — protein MVERIRIGVTGNSRRISPSWYCAALALRLAGAVPERIHVRQAPKDPGLRGLVIGGGDDISPEHYGHDITEKIKPDPERDRMEIHWIEKALAENIPMLGICRGAQLINVVLGGNLYQDIRPLRLLTHNRPGLLPTKQVQLEPDSLVAKVCGRHKLRVNSLHSQAIKDHGEGVMTVGRDLDGIVQAIEYLRKPPVIGVQWHPEYLLYLPSQLALFQWLVREAR, from the coding sequence ATGGTTGAGCGAATCCGGATTGGCGTAACCGGCAACAGCCGCAGAATTTCACCCAGCTGGTATTGCGCGGCACTGGCGTTGCGTCTGGCCGGCGCGGTTCCCGAGCGCATTCATGTCCGGCAAGCACCAAAAGACCCCGGTCTTCGGGGGCTTGTCATTGGTGGTGGAGACGATATCAGCCCGGAACATTATGGCCATGATATAACAGAAAAAATTAAACCTGACCCGGAACGGGACAGAATGGAAATACACTGGATAGAAAAGGCTCTGGCGGAAAACATCCCGATGCTGGGAATCTGCCGCGGCGCCCAGTTGATTAACGTCGTCCTCGGCGGCAATCTCTATCAGGATATACGGCCTCTGCGGCTACTCACGCATAACAGACCGGGTCTGCTGCCGACCAAGCAGGTGCAACTGGAGCCGGACAGCCTGGTGGCAAAAGTTTGCGGGCGACATAAACTGCGGGTCAACAGCCTGCACAGTCAGGCAATCAAGGACCACGGCGAGGGTGTGATGACGGTCGGGCGGGATCTGGACGGCATAGTCCAGGCCATCGAGTATCTGCGCAAACCGCCGGTCATAGGAGTACAATGGCATCCAGAGTACCTGCTCTATCTGCCGTCACAACTGGCCCTGTTTCAATGGCTGGTCCGGGAGGCCCGATGA
- a CDS encoding DegQ family serine endoprotease, whose protein sequence is MNQLTKLVVWGLVVLFSHTAGAQDGLESLRESSRAFASVAQQVSPSVVFIRTERAVETAQRSFNTPFGDDFFDRFFGQPFPGTPQQPPSQRRAEGAGSGFVFSVDTGVLNDKAYILTNNHVVEGADSIVVTFNDGREFDAQITGTDPQSDVAVIEIQGADFPALKLGDSADLEVGEWVVAIGNPFGLSHSLTVGVVSALGRTSLGISDYEDFIQTDAAINPGNSGGPLVNLDGEVIGINTAIVSRSGGYQGIGFAIPSNLASLIADQLMQSGEVSRGYLGITIQDLNADLARSFDLDSTQGILVAQVSPDSPAAAGGLEQGDIIVQYQGEDVLSVGAFRNQVSLTAPGTEARLTVIRNGQRRNLSVTIGALEGAQVASRDSVESADEVGITVQTITPELARQFDMTAVEGVVVTQVAPGSVAEQAGIQAGMIVLEVNRNRINSAEAFNRAIQDSADEQRVLLLIRTSGGQRYVVLEW, encoded by the coding sequence ATGAATCAACTGACCAAGCTTGTTGTCTGGGGCCTGGTGGTCTTGTTCTCTCATACCGCGGGCGCCCAGGACGGGCTGGAGAGCCTGCGCGAGAGCAGTCGCGCGTTCGCTTCGGTGGCGCAGCAGGTCTCTCCCTCCGTGGTGTTCATTCGGACGGAACGCGCCGTTGAGACAGCCCAGAGGTCCTTTAATACACCTTTCGGCGACGATTTTTTTGACCGTTTTTTCGGTCAGCCCTTTCCCGGAACTCCCCAGCAACCGCCTTCCCAGCGTCGCGCGGAGGGCGCGGGTTCCGGGTTTGTTTTCAGTGTGGACACCGGTGTGCTTAACGACAAGGCCTACATCCTTACCAACAACCACGTGGTGGAGGGGGCGGATTCCATCGTCGTCACGTTTAATGACGGCAGGGAGTTTGATGCGCAAATCACCGGCACCGACCCGCAGTCGGATGTTGCGGTCATTGAAATTCAGGGAGCTGATTTTCCAGCCCTGAAGCTGGGGGATTCGGCGGATCTCGAGGTGGGAGAATGGGTGGTTGCAATCGGTAATCCATTCGGGCTGAGTCACAGTCTGACGGTCGGTGTGGTCAGCGCGCTGGGGAGGACAAGTCTGGGAATCAGCGACTACGAGGATTTCATTCAGACGGACGCGGCTATCAATCCTGGTAATTCCGGCGGGCCATTGGTTAATCTGGATGGTGAAGTTATCGGTATCAACACGGCCATAGTCAGCCGCAGTGGTGGCTACCAGGGTATCGGATTTGCCATACCCAGTAATCTGGCGAGTCTTATCGCCGACCAGCTTATGCAGTCAGGCGAAGTGTCCCGCGGTTACCTTGGTATAACCATTCAGGATCTCAACGCGGATCTGGCCCGGTCCTTCGACCTTGACTCGACACAGGGTATCCTCGTTGCCCAGGTCTCGCCTGACTCGCCGGCTGCCGCCGGCGGTTTAGAGCAGGGCGATATCATAGTCCAATACCAGGGCGAGGACGTGCTGAGTGTAGGCGCATTTCGTAATCAGGTGTCGCTGACAGCGCCAGGCACCGAGGCCAGGCTGACCGTTATTCGAAATGGCCAGCGTAGAAACCTTAGTGTCACTATCGGCGCATTGGAAGGTGCCCAGGTAGCTTCCCGGGACAGCGTTGAAAGTGCCGATGAGGTCGGTATTACCGTGCAGACGATAACGCCGGAACTGGCCCGCCAGTTCGACATGACAGCCGTTGAGGGTGTGGTGGTCACCCAGGTAGCACCCGGTTCGGTTGCAGAACAGGCGGGTATCCAGGCGGGTATGATTGTGCTGGAGGTTAATCGCAACCGGATAAACAGTGCCGAAGCGTTCAACCGGGCGATCCAGGACAGCGCTGACGAACAGCGCGTGTTACTGTTGATCAGGACCAGTGGCGGTCAGCGCTACGTTGTGCTGGAGTGGTAA
- a CDS encoding DUF6491 family protein, with protein sequence MKLTTFLAGIALISGLTACAGDYEKPDISQRLLDMGLEMGEANSRIPRYRVNGWTSIDEYYLIITAGVNDRYLVELTTPCQGLTGAFYVGFSTPDFGLDRFDNIIVRGIDRRPEVCRIRDITRLYPIDE encoded by the coding sequence ATGAAACTGACAACTTTTCTTGCAGGAATAGCTCTGATCTCCGGCCTGACCGCTTGTGCCGGCGATTACGAGAAGCCTGATATCTCCCAGCGATTGCTTGATATGGGGCTGGAAATGGGTGAAGCCAACTCCCGCATCCCCCGCTACCGGGTAAACGGCTGGACCTCCATCGACGAGTACTACCTTATCATTACCGCCGGCGTCAACGACCGCTACCTGGTGGAGCTGACCACCCCCTGCCAGGGGCTGACCGGCGCCTTCTACGTGGGGTTCAGTACTCCGGATTTCGGACTCGACCGCTTCGACAACATCATCGTCCGCGGCATCGATCGACGGCCCGAAGTATGCCGGATAAGGGATATCACCCGACTCTATCCCATCGACGAATAG
- a CDS encoding SulP family inorganic anion transporter yields the protein MFKHIKSDLPASVVVFFVALPLCLGIALASGAPLISGLIAGIVGGIIVGTLSGSQVGVSGPAAGLAAIVLVAITNLGGFEVFLVSVVLAGVIQLILGFLRAGIIGYYFPSSVIKGMLTGIGIIIILKQIPHFFGYDIDPEGDFAFQQIDGENTFSAILSTLDNISPGATLVAFMAMGILLLWEMVLTKRGKIFQLVQGPLVAVVIGIFFYLLTRGSGTLGISPEHLVNVPVANGVTSFFGQLTLPDFSAITNPQVWVIAITIAIVASLETLLCVEATDKMDSQKRVTPTNRELLAQGAGNMVSGLIGGLPVTQVIVRSSANIQSGASTKTSAILHGFFLLIFVMLAPGLLNLIPLSVLAAILFVVGYKLAKPQLFKQMYSLGWTQFVPFTVTVLGIVFTDLLVGIALGLMVSVVVILFNSYRNSHFLHKEVVEGSNVVKMRLAEEVTFFNKAAILKELDRLPEGCYLVLDVSNTRFLDNDVIEILDDFSEKAKLRNINVKLVSEDRSVENPANYMDFFKLSW from the coding sequence ATGTTTAAGCATATAAAAAGCGATTTACCCGCCAGCGTGGTGGTCTTTTTCGTTGCCCTGCCGCTCTGCTTGGGCATTGCCCTGGCCAGCGGAGCCCCCCTGATATCCGGTCTTATCGCCGGCATCGTCGGGGGTATTATTGTCGGGACTCTGAGCGGGTCTCAGGTCGGCGTCTCCGGACCGGCTGCCGGTCTGGCGGCCATAGTTCTGGTTGCAATCACCAATCTGGGCGGTTTCGAGGTGTTTCTGGTCTCGGTGGTGTTGGCCGGTGTGATTCAGTTGATCCTGGGATTTCTGCGGGCCGGGATCATCGGCTACTATTTTCCGTCTTCGGTGATCAAGGGCATGCTGACGGGTATCGGGATTATCATTATCCTCAAGCAGATACCGCACTTCTTCGGGTATGACATTGACCCGGAAGGCGACTTTGCCTTCCAGCAGATTGATGGTGAAAACACCTTCAGCGCCATTCTGAGCACACTCGATAACATCAGCCCCGGTGCCACACTTGTGGCGTTTATGGCGATGGGAATACTGCTGCTGTGGGAAATGGTTTTGACCAAACGGGGGAAAATCTTTCAGCTTGTCCAGGGCCCCCTTGTGGCGGTGGTAATCGGTATTTTCTTTTACTTGCTGACTCGCGGCAGCGGGACCCTGGGTATTTCGCCAGAGCACCTGGTGAACGTCCCGGTCGCAAACGGAGTCACCTCCTTTTTCGGTCAGTTGACCCTGCCTGATTTCTCGGCGATTACTAATCCGCAGGTCTGGGTTATAGCGATCACTATAGCGATCGTGGCCAGCCTCGAAACCCTGCTTTGCGTGGAGGCCACCGACAAGATGGACTCGCAGAAGCGTGTCACCCCCACCAACCGTGAGTTGCTCGCCCAGGGTGCCGGTAACATGGTATCCGGCCTGATAGGCGGATTACCTGTAACCCAGGTGATCGTCAGAAGCTCCGCCAATATTCAATCCGGGGCCAGTACGAAGACTTCGGCGATACTGCACGGTTTCTTCTTACTTATTTTCGTCATGCTGGCGCCGGGCCTGCTGAATCTCATCCCGCTGTCAGTGCTGGCGGCCATTCTGTTCGTTGTCGGCTACAAGCTGGCTAAGCCTCAGCTGTTCAAACAGATGTACAGCCTTGGCTGGACGCAGTTCGTGCCTTTTACTGTGACGGTTCTCGGAATCGTCTTTACGGATCTGCTGGTCGGGATTGCCCTGGGTCTGATGGTAAGCGTGGTGGTGATTCTGTTCAACAGCTACCGGAATTCTCACTTCCTCCACAAGGAGGTCGTTGAGGGGTCAAACGTAGTCAAGATGAGGCTCGCAGAAGAAGTGACGTTCTTCAACAAGGCGGCAATTCTCAAGGAGTTGGATAGATTGCCGGAGGGATGCTATCTGGTCCTGGATGTATCGAATACTCGATTTCTTGACAACGACGTGATCGAGATTCTCGATGATTTCTCTGAGAAGGCGAAGCTGAGAAACATTAATGTCAAGCTGGTTTCGGAAGATCGTTCCGTGGAGAATCCAGCGAACTACATGGATTTCTTCAAGCTGTCCTGGTAA
- a CDS encoding YqaA family protein, with protein MIGSYFLLFTSAFLAATILPFYSEVVLFALLRAGGDPVSLLVVATLGNTLGAAVNWVMGRYLLHFQDRRWFYFKKEQLEKAQQWYGKYGFWSLLLAWLPIGGDALTFIAGILKVRLWLFLLLVGTGKAARYISIVYLNAWSGI; from the coding sequence ATGATAGGGTCGTACTTTCTACTTTTCACCAGCGCCTTCCTGGCGGCCACAATTCTACCGTTCTACTCCGAAGTGGTGTTGTTCGCTCTGCTGCGCGCAGGCGGCGATCCTGTTTCCCTGTTAGTCGTGGCGACCCTGGGAAATACGCTGGGAGCGGCCGTCAACTGGGTTATGGGCCGCTACCTGCTGCACTTCCAGGACCGGCGCTGGTTCTATTTCAAGAAAGAACAGCTGGAAAAGGCGCAGCAATGGTATGGTAAATACGGATTCTGGTCACTGCTGCTTGCCTGGTTACCAATAGGTGGTGATGCCCTGACATTTATCGCCGGAATTTTAAAGGTCAGGTTATGGTTATTCCTGCTTCTCGTTGGCACGGGAAAAGCCGCCAGGTATATCTCAATCGTATATTTGAATGCCTGGTCTGGTATTTAA